The proteins below come from a single Elgaria multicarinata webbii isolate HBS135686 ecotype San Diego chromosome 11, rElgMul1.1.pri, whole genome shotgun sequence genomic window:
- the LOC134406723 gene encoding olfactory receptor 10A7-like, protein MQAFANTERQNQTTVSEFILLGFGELPNLHILLFLFFLIIYLTTITGNLLIVFLVMTIQNLHTPMYFFLGNLSFLESCYSSTILPRMLTGLLTRENTISIKNCFLPFFIFSCLGGSECYLLSVMSYDRYLAVCKPLHYATIMNSRLCLQLSAVSWVSGVLVGTSITVSVSQLSFCGPNVIDHYLCDLSPVIKEISCSDTFIVEMSAFIFACVFTLPPFILTVISYIFIIVTVFRIPSAIGRQKAFSTCSSHLTVVALFYGTLMLVYMLPRSTNLRYVKKIFSLFYTVLTPMVNPLIYSLRNKEVKDALQKVISKLIIYTIFQKSSF, encoded by the coding sequence ATGCAGGCGTTTGCAAACACAGAGAGGCAAAATCAAACAACTGTTTCTGAATTCATACTCTTGGGATTTGGAGAGCTCCCCAACCTACACATTCTTCTCTTCTTGTTCTTCCTAATAATCTACTTGACAACCATAACTGGGAACCTCCTGATTGTGTTTTTGGTTATGACTATTCAAAATCTTCATACtcccatgtacttcttcctggGGAACCTTTCCTTTTTGGAATCCTGCTACAGCTCAACTATCTTGCCTAGAATGTTGACTGGACTACTGACCCGTGAAAACACTATATCTATAAAAAACTGTTTCTTACCATTTTTTATCTTTTCTTGCTTGGGAGGTTCTGAATGCTACCTCTTGTCTGTGATGTCTTATGACAGATACTTAGCAGTATGTAAGCCATTACATTATGCCACAATCATGAATAGTAGGTTGTGCCTACAGTTATCAGCTGTATCTTGGGTAAGTGGAGTATTAGTTGGCACAAGCATCACTGTCAGTGTATCACAGCTGTCTTTCTGTGGCCCCAATGTAATTGATCATTACCTCTGTGATTTATCTCCAGTCATAAAAGAAATCTCCTGCAGTGACACTTTCATTGTAGAAATGTCTGCATTCATATTTGCCTGTGtattcaccctccctccctttatacTCACAGTGATATCCTACATCTTCATCATTGTTACAGTCTTCAGAATCCCATCTGCCATTGGGAGGCAAAAGGCTTTCTCTACCTGTTCATCTCACCTCACGGTGGTTGCCCTGTTTTATGGAACACTGATGCTTGTCTATATGCTTCCCCGGTCCACAAATCTTAGATatgtgaagaaaatattttccctgTTTTATACGGTCCTCACACCCATGGTCAATCCTCTGATATACAGCTTGAGAAACAAAGAGGTGAAGGATGCTCTGCAAAAAGTTATCAGTAAGCTCATAATCTATACAATATTTCAGAAATCCAGTTTTTAA